Proteins encoded within one genomic window of Nonomuraea gerenzanensis:
- the aroQ gene encoding type II 3-dehydroquinate dehydratase — protein sequence MILVLNGPNLGRLGKREPSIYGADTYEDLVDLCRETGGKLGHDVEVRQTDSEAELIGWIHEACDGRIPVVLNPAAFTHYSYALRDAIAQRTAPLIEVHISNPAAREEFRHTSVVAGVATGTIAGFGLQSYVLALHAISEMNTTS from the coding sequence ATGATCCTCGTGCTCAACGGGCCCAACCTGGGCCGGCTCGGCAAGCGGGAGCCGTCCATCTACGGCGCCGACACGTACGAGGACCTCGTCGACCTCTGCCGCGAGACCGGCGGGAAGCTCGGCCACGACGTCGAGGTGCGCCAGACCGACTCCGAGGCCGAGCTGATCGGCTGGATCCACGAGGCGTGCGACGGGCGGATCCCGGTCGTGCTCAACCCGGCCGCCTTCACCCACTACTCCTACGCCCTGCGCGACGCCATCGCCCAGCGCACCGCGCCGCTCATCGAGGTGCACATCTCCAACCCCGCGGCCAGGGAAGAGTTTCGCCATACCTCCGTCGTGGCCGGGGTGGCGACGGGCACCATCGCCGGGTTCGGACTACAGTCGTACGTCCTTGCGCTGCATGCTATTTCGGAGATGAACACCACCTCATGA
- a CDS encoding shikimate kinase codes for MTRAVLIGPPGSGKSTLGRLLAERLGLGFRDTDADVEAVAGKPVADIFVEDGEARFRELEHEAVRRALAEHDGILALGGGAVLHEETQALLAGQHVVYLQVGLSDAVQRVGLAAARPLLVLNPRSQLKKLMEERRPVYERLAVVTVATDKREPEELADEIVRGLPE; via the coding sequence ATGACACGCGCTGTGCTGATCGGCCCGCCCGGGTCCGGCAAGAGCACGCTCGGGCGGCTGCTCGCCGAGCGGCTCGGGCTCGGCTTCCGCGACACCGACGCCGACGTCGAGGCCGTGGCGGGCAAGCCCGTCGCCGACATCTTCGTCGAGGACGGCGAGGCCCGCTTCCGCGAGCTGGAGCACGAGGCCGTACGCCGCGCGCTGGCCGAGCACGACGGCATCCTGGCGCTCGGCGGCGGCGCCGTGCTGCACGAGGAGACGCAGGCGCTGCTCGCCGGTCAGCACGTCGTCTACCTCCAGGTCGGGCTGTCCGACGCGGTGCAGCGGGTCGGGCTCGCGGCGGCCAGGCCGCTGCTGGTGCTCAACCCGCGCAGCCAGCTCAAGAAGCTCATGGAGGAGCGGCGGCCCGTCTACGAGCGGCTGGCCGTGGTCACCGTGGCGACCGACAAGCGGGAGCCCGAGGAGCTCGCCGACGAGATCGTGAGGGGGCTGCCCGAATGA
- a CDS encoding SGNH/GDSL hydrolase family protein yields MRHYKSFVALGDSFTEGLNDPGPDGHYRGWADRVAERLAADEPAFRYANLAVRGKLLDQIVAEQVPLAVDMAPDLISFCAGGNDLLRPGSDPDVMAKKLARAVRDLRGCGAEVVLFTGVDPRDTPLMRRLRGRFAVFYLHLRSIADLYGCRLVDQWSMQGLRDWRAWAPDRLHMNEDGHRLVAARVLDVLGVPFEDWRKEWPDRAVDPRARRREDAQWLREHLVPWVSRRLRGVSSGDGLSPKRPDLAPWS; encoded by the coding sequence ATGAGGCACTACAAGTCCTTCGTCGCCCTGGGCGACAGCTTCACAGAAGGACTGAACGATCCCGGGCCGGACGGGCACTACCGTGGCTGGGCCGACCGGGTGGCCGAGCGGCTCGCCGCCGACGAGCCCGCCTTCCGCTACGCCAACCTCGCCGTACGCGGCAAACTGCTCGACCAGATCGTGGCCGAGCAGGTGCCGCTGGCCGTCGACATGGCACCCGACCTGATCAGCTTCTGCGCCGGCGGGAACGACCTGCTGCGGCCCGGCAGCGATCCGGACGTGATGGCGAAGAAGCTCGCCCGCGCCGTCCGCGACCTGCGGGGGTGCGGGGCGGAGGTGGTGCTGTTCACGGGGGTGGATCCGCGGGACACGCCGCTGATGCGGCGGTTGCGGGGGCGGTTCGCGGTGTTCTACCTGCATCTGCGGTCGATCGCCGACCTGTACGGGTGCCGGCTCGTCGATCAGTGGTCGATGCAGGGGCTGCGCGACTGGCGGGCGTGGGCCCCGGACCGGCTGCACATGAACGAGGACGGGCATCGGCTGGTGGCGGCTCGGGTGCTCGATGTGCTGGGGGTGCCGTTCGAGGACTGGCGCAAGGAGTGGCCGGACCGGGCGGTGGATCCGCGGGCGCGGCGGCGGGAGGATGCTCAGTGGTTGCGCGAGCATCTGGTGCCGTGGGTGTCCCGGCGGCTCCGGGGGGTGTCCTCGGGGGATGGGCTGTCGCCGAAGCGGCCCGATCTCGCCCCGTGGTCGTGA
- a CDS encoding SseB family protein: MPSIPQPLDPNDDGSPAPAVAAALAAYQDGTAGPAEVLNALGGARLLVPVVALLTESEVGEHGLRQEKESEMALPKLVGQDGRQAVLGFTGTEALTRWRPDARPIQATTLQVCQAAVQEGAAAVVVDVAGPVQFVIEGEVLAALAAVESGTVSELDGVTVARVEAAPRKRRWFSRRR; this comes from the coding sequence GTGCCGAGCATTCCGCAACCCCTCGACCCCAACGACGACGGCAGCCCCGCCCCAGCCGTCGCCGCCGCGCTGGCCGCCTACCAGGACGGCACGGCCGGCCCCGCCGAGGTGCTGAACGCGCTCGGCGGTGCCCGCCTGCTGGTGCCCGTGGTGGCGTTGCTGACCGAGTCCGAGGTGGGGGAGCACGGGCTGCGGCAGGAGAAGGAGAGCGAGATGGCGCTGCCCAAGCTCGTCGGGCAGGACGGCCGGCAGGCGGTGCTCGGGTTCACCGGCACGGAGGCGCTCACCCGGTGGCGCCCCGACGCGCGCCCGATCCAGGCCACCACGCTGCAGGTCTGTCAGGCCGCCGTGCAGGAGGGGGCGGCGGCGGTCGTGGTGGACGTGGCAGGGCCGGTGCAGTTCGTGATCGAAGGTGAGGTGCTGGCGGCGCTCGCCGCCGTCGAGTCCGGCACCGTGAGCGAGCTGGACGGCGTGACCGTGGCCAGGGTCGAGGCCGCGCCACGCAAGCGCCGCTGGTTCTCGCGCCGCCGCTGA
- a CDS encoding ATP-dependent DNA helicase encodes MPVAFSAVPDSHLPPVDTLLSIAVGALGGSERQGQLTMVRAVQQAIDDEEHLAVQAGTGTGKSLAYLVPSIRHAMDSDTPVVISTATIALQRQLVDRDLPRLSEALAKELPHEPTFAILKGRRNYLCRYKATAGWPEEDEQDQLFDPREVSATGRMVQRIQEWAEETETGDRDELVPGVSEQAWRQFSVSAQECLGANRCPSGAECFAELARARAGEVDVVVTNHALLAIDAMGDLPVLPEHDVVVVDEAHELADRVTSVVTSELSEASVMLAVRRVGRLIDQPVADQLMEAGEDLKALLAAAPPGRIDDLPQVLGLTLQLIRDTAWRCITAMGPRNADKDDPDKAGQRKAAFTALDEVHDTAVRMLDAYGHASEADRAEVVWLDAGTDRRPPSLRVAPLSVAGMLRDKLFGERTVVLTSATLALGGTFDALAAQWGLTEGKWQGMDVGSPFNHPRAGILYVAKHLPQPGRDGLPQQYLDEITELIEAAGGRTLGLFSSMRAAKAATEALRDRLDVPLLCQGDDSTMLLVKQFAEDEPTCLFGTLSLWQGVDVPGPSLRLVIIDRVPFPRPDDPLTSARQRHVAARGGNGFMAVAANHAALLLAQGAGRLLRAQDDKGVIAVLDPRLATARYSGFLLNSLPPFWRTTDPAIPRAALKRLATDPS; translated from the coding sequence ATGCCGGTAGCGTTTAGTGCCGTGCCGGACTCCCATCTCCCACCAGTGGACACCCTGCTCAGCATCGCGGTCGGCGCTCTGGGCGGGAGCGAGCGGCAGGGCCAGCTCACCATGGTCCGGGCCGTGCAGCAGGCCATCGACGACGAGGAGCACCTGGCCGTCCAGGCGGGCACCGGCACCGGCAAGTCCCTGGCCTACCTCGTGCCCTCGATCCGGCACGCCATGGACAGCGACACCCCCGTCGTCATCTCCACCGCCACCATCGCGCTGCAGCGCCAGCTCGTCGACCGCGACCTGCCCCGGCTGTCGGAGGCCCTGGCCAAGGAGCTGCCGCACGAGCCGACGTTCGCCATCCTGAAGGGCCGGCGCAACTACCTGTGCCGCTACAAGGCGACGGCGGGCTGGCCCGAGGAGGACGAGCAGGACCAGCTCTTCGACCCGCGCGAGGTGAGCGCCACCGGCCGCATGGTGCAGCGCATCCAGGAGTGGGCCGAGGAGACCGAGACCGGCGACCGCGACGAGCTGGTGCCGGGCGTCAGCGAGCAGGCGTGGCGCCAGTTCTCCGTCAGCGCCCAGGAGTGCCTGGGCGCCAACCGCTGTCCCAGCGGCGCCGAGTGCTTCGCCGAGCTGGCCCGGGCGCGGGCCGGCGAGGTCGACGTCGTCGTCACCAACCACGCGCTGCTGGCCATCGACGCCATGGGCGACCTGCCGGTCCTGCCCGAGCACGACGTGGTGGTCGTCGACGAGGCCCACGAGCTGGCCGACCGCGTCACCTCCGTGGTCACCAGCGAGCTGTCGGAGGCGTCCGTCATGCTCGCCGTCCGCCGGGTCGGCCGCCTGATCGACCAGCCCGTCGCCGACCAGCTCATGGAGGCCGGCGAGGACCTCAAGGCGCTGCTGGCCGCCGCCCCGCCCGGCCGCATCGACGACCTGCCGCAGGTGCTCGGCCTCACCCTGCAGCTCATCCGCGACACCGCCTGGCGCTGCATCACCGCCATGGGCCCGCGCAACGCCGACAAGGACGACCCCGACAAGGCCGGCCAGCGCAAGGCCGCGTTCACCGCGCTCGACGAGGTGCACGACACGGCGGTGCGCATGCTCGACGCCTACGGCCACGCCTCCGAGGCCGACCGGGCCGAGGTCGTCTGGCTCGACGCCGGCACCGACCGCCGCCCGCCCTCCCTCCGCGTCGCGCCGCTGAGCGTGGCCGGCATGCTGCGCGACAAGCTGTTCGGCGAACGCACGGTGGTCCTCACCTCCGCCACGCTGGCGCTCGGCGGCACGTTCGACGCGCTGGCCGCCCAGTGGGGGCTCACCGAGGGCAAGTGGCAGGGCATGGACGTCGGCTCCCCGTTCAACCACCCCCGCGCCGGCATCCTCTACGTCGCCAAGCACCTCCCCCAGCCCGGCCGCGACGGGCTGCCGCAGCAGTACCTCGACGAGATCACCGAGCTCATCGAGGCCGCCGGCGGCCGCACCCTCGGCCTGTTCTCCTCCATGCGCGCCGCCAAGGCCGCCACCGAGGCGCTGCGCGACCGCCTGGACGTGCCGCTCCTGTGCCAGGGCGACGACTCCACGATGCTCCTGGTCAAGCAGTTCGCCGAGGACGAGCCGACCTGCCTGTTCGGCACGCTGTCGCTCTGGCAGGGCGTGGACGTCCCCGGCCCGTCCCTGCGCCTGGTCATCATCGACCGCGTCCCCTTCCCCCGCCCCGACGACCCGCTCACCTCGGCCCGCCAGCGCCACGTGGCGGCCAGGGGCGGCAACGGCTTCATGGCGGTGGCGGCCAACCACGCCGCCCTCCTCCTCGCCCAGGGCGCCGGCCGCCTCCTGCGCGCCCAGGACGACAAGGGCGTCATCGCCGTCCTCGACCCCCGCCTGGCCACGGCCCGCTACAGCGGCTTCCTGCTGAACTCCCTGCCCCCGTTCTGGCGCACCACGGACCCGGCCATCCCCCGCGCCGCCCTCAAACGCCTGGCCACCGACCCCTCCTGA
- the aroB gene encoding 3-dehydroquinate synthase produces the protein MTAATRIQVRGDSPYDVVVGTGVLAELPTLLKPGVRTVAVIGPETLPEITRPVRAALSEAGYEVVELPVPDGEQAKTVEVAARLWSELGRHGVTRSDAVVGVGGGATTDLAGFVAATWLRGVQVVLVPTTLLAMVDAAVGGKNGIDTPEGKNLVGTFLPPAGVLCELSTLAGMPKADYVAGLAEIIKGGFIADPEILRLIEEDPEAATRPDGPHTRELIERKIQVKADVVGADLREAGLREILNYGHTLAHAIERDRHYGIRHGEAVAIGMVYAAELSRLAGRADVVARTRAILTGVGLPITYAADAWPRLRDHMRLDKKNRGAKQRFVVLDDLARPGRLEGPAEELLEAAYKEISA, from the coding sequence ATGACGGCCGCGACGAGGATCCAGGTGCGCGGCGACAGCCCGTACGACGTGGTGGTCGGCACCGGCGTGCTGGCCGAGCTGCCCACGCTGCTCAAGCCCGGCGTGCGCACCGTAGCGGTGATCGGCCCCGAGACCCTGCCGGAGATCACCCGGCCGGTGCGCGCGGCGCTGTCCGAGGCCGGCTACGAGGTCGTCGAGCTGCCCGTGCCCGACGGCGAGCAGGCCAAGACCGTCGAGGTGGCCGCGCGGCTCTGGTCCGAGCTGGGCCGCCACGGCGTCACCCGCTCCGACGCCGTGGTGGGCGTGGGCGGGGGCGCGACGACGGACCTGGCGGGGTTCGTGGCGGCCACGTGGCTGCGCGGCGTGCAGGTGGTGCTGGTGCCCACGACGCTGCTGGCCATGGTCGACGCGGCGGTCGGCGGCAAGAACGGCATCGACACGCCCGAGGGCAAGAACCTCGTCGGCACCTTCCTGCCGCCCGCCGGCGTGCTGTGTGAGCTGTCCACACTGGCCGGCATGCCGAAGGCCGACTACGTCGCCGGCCTGGCCGAGATCATCAAGGGCGGCTTCATCGCCGACCCGGAGATCCTGCGGCTCATCGAGGAGGACCCGGAGGCCGCCACCCGTCCCGACGGCCCCCACACCCGCGAGCTGATCGAGCGCAAGATCCAGGTCAAGGCCGACGTCGTGGGCGCCGACCTGCGCGAGGCCGGCCTGCGCGAGATCCTCAACTACGGCCACACGCTCGCCCACGCCATCGAACGCGACCGGCACTACGGCATCCGCCACGGCGAGGCCGTCGCCATCGGCATGGTCTACGCCGCCGAGCTGTCCAGGCTGGCCGGCCGCGCCGACGTCGTCGCCCGCACCCGCGCCATCCTGACCGGCGTCGGCCTGCCCATCACCTACGCGGCCGACGCCTGGCCGCGGCTGCGCGACCACATGCGCCTGGACAAGAAGAACCGCGGGGCCAAGCAGCGGTTCGTCGTGCTCGACGACCTGGCCAGGCCGGGCCGCCTCGAAGGCCCCGCGGAAGAGCTGCTCGAAGCCGCCTACAAGGAGATCTCCGCATGA
- a CDS encoding HD domain-containing protein — translation MSGYLQPLLKVVGGSLSGEQLRLVRRAYEVAERWHNGQLRRDGSPYITHPVAVAVILAELDANHEMLCAALLHDVLDDTSCSEEELAAEFGEPVTSLVRGMEILDDAARRPPDWPTATDRRVLLLKLADRLHNQRTISGLPEARQRVKSQETLDVVAPVARRLGLTEVEAELRRLAMANLSGLGGAQVCFGAITVGAVMLPTVVRARWLEEWLGELLVLPGRGSRARFAFALIVGMPRMALTLRRRAALASVAVGRSAAVGRSAAAGPAAAVRRAAVRCLRWVVRSDLRAWTVLAPLLGWLVLDAAAERITDAVVIVITVPPVLGAAVHAIRARLGDGDEC, via the coding sequence GTGAGCGGGTACCTCCAGCCGCTGCTGAAGGTCGTCGGTGGCTCGCTGAGTGGTGAGCAGCTGAGGCTGGTGCGGCGGGCGTACGAGGTGGCCGAGCGCTGGCACAACGGGCAGCTCCGGCGGGACGGGAGTCCTTACATCACCCATCCGGTCGCGGTTGCCGTGATTCTGGCTGAGCTTGATGCGAACCACGAGATGTTATGTGCGGCGCTGCTCCACGACGTGCTGGACGACACGTCCTGTTCGGAGGAGGAACTGGCCGCCGAGTTCGGCGAGCCGGTCACGAGCCTGGTGCGCGGCATGGAGATTCTGGATGATGCCGCGCGCAGACCTCCCGATTGGCCCACCGCGACGGACAGGCGCGTGCTCCTGCTCAAGCTCGCCGACCGGCTGCACAACCAGCGCACGATCAGCGGTCTGCCCGAGGCCAGGCAGCGGGTGAAATCCCAGGAGACCCTGGACGTCGTCGCACCCGTCGCGCGCCGGCTGGGGCTGACGGAGGTCGAGGCGGAGCTGCGGCGGCTGGCCATGGCGAACCTGTCGGGGCTCGGCGGTGCCCAGGTCTGCTTCGGGGCCATCACGGTGGGTGCGGTCATGCTGCCCACGGTGGTCAGGGCCAGGTGGCTGGAGGAATGGCTGGGCGAGCTGCTCGTGCTGCCCGGTCGCGGCAGCCGGGCGCGCTTCGCGTTCGCGCTCATCGTCGGCATGCCGCGCATGGCGCTGACGCTGCGTCGGCGAGCCGCCCTCGCGTCAGTCGCGGTCGGGCGCTCCGCTGCGGTCGGGCGTTCGGCTGCGGCGGGACCCGCGGCCGCGGTCCGGCGGGCGGCCGTGCGATGCCTGCGCTGGGTCGTGCGATCGGATCTGCGGGCGTGGACCGTGCTCGCGCCGCTGCTCGGCTGGCTGGTGCTGGACGCGGCGGCCGAGCGGATCACCGACGCCGTGGTGATCGTCATCACCGTGCCGCCCGTGCTGGGCGCGGCGGTGCACGCGATCCGGGCCAGACTCGGTGATGGCGACGAGTGCTGA
- a CDS encoding PadR family transcriptional regulator, translating to MRAGLRMTMPTQAVLRAFLDDPLRERYGLELCELAGLPSGTLYPILARLEQIGWVESRWEDPEAHVAEGRPRRRYYRVTTDGAQEAREAIARAYRARRQRVPGWVVGLP from the coding sequence ATGCGGGCCGGGTTACGGATGACCATGCCGACGCAGGCGGTCCTGCGGGCCTTTCTGGACGATCCCCTGCGTGAGCGTTACGGGCTGGAGCTGTGCGAGCTCGCCGGCCTGCCCAGCGGGACGCTGTACCCCATCCTGGCCCGGCTGGAGCAGATCGGGTGGGTGGAGAGCCGGTGGGAGGATCCTGAGGCGCACGTGGCGGAGGGGCGTCCGCGCCGCCGGTACTACCGGGTGACGACCGACGGGGCGCAGGAGGCGCGGGAGGCGATCGCCAGGGCTTACCGGGCGCGTAGGCAGCGGGTGCCGGGGTGGGTGGTGGGGTTGCCGTGA
- the aroC gene encoding chorismate synthase, with product MLRWLTAGESHGPELVAILEGLPAGVEVTTAAIDEALRRRRLGYGRGARMKFEQDEVTIVGGVRHGHTMGSPVAIRVGNTEWPKWEKVMSADPVDPAELEGLARNAPRSRPRPGHADLAGMQKYGFDDARNVLDRASARETAARVALGEVARRFLKQALGVDIISHVTEIGGARTPAETLPGPGDLGRIDDDPVRCADAEGSAAMVAVIDKAHKDGDTLGGVVEVLAYGLPPGLGSYTHWDRRLDSRLAAALMGIQAIKGVAVGDGFETARRPGSRAHDEIEYTDDDGVRRITNRAGGVEGGMTNGEVLRVSAAMKPISTVPRALATIDVKTGEAAKAHHERSDVCAVPAAGIVAEAMVALVLADAAIEKFGGDSVEEVARNLSGYLSSMVIK from the coding sequence ATGTTGCGCTGGTTGACCGCCGGAGAGTCCCACGGGCCCGAACTCGTCGCCATCCTCGAAGGCCTGCCGGCCGGGGTAGAGGTGACCACGGCCGCCATCGACGAGGCCCTGCGCCGCCGCAGGCTCGGATACGGGCGCGGCGCGCGGATGAAGTTCGAGCAGGACGAGGTGACGATCGTCGGCGGCGTCCGCCACGGGCACACGATGGGCAGCCCGGTCGCGATCCGCGTCGGCAACACCGAGTGGCCCAAGTGGGAGAAGGTCATGTCGGCCGATCCGGTCGACCCGGCCGAGCTGGAGGGCCTGGCGCGCAACGCCCCCAGGTCCCGCCCCCGCCCCGGCCACGCCGACCTGGCGGGCATGCAGAAGTACGGCTTCGACGACGCCCGCAACGTCCTCGACCGGGCCAGCGCCCGTGAGACCGCCGCCCGGGTGGCGCTGGGCGAGGTCGCCAGGCGCTTCCTGAAGCAGGCGCTCGGCGTCGACATCATCAGCCACGTGACCGAGATCGGCGGCGCCCGCACCCCGGCCGAGACCCTGCCGGGCCCCGGCGACCTGGGCAGGATCGACGACGACCCGGTCCGCTGCGCCGACGCCGAGGGCAGCGCCGCGATGGTCGCCGTGATCGACAAGGCCCACAAGGACGGCGACACGCTGGGCGGCGTCGTCGAGGTCCTCGCCTACGGCCTGCCGCCTGGCCTGGGCAGCTACACGCACTGGGACCGCAGGCTCGACTCCCGGCTGGCCGCCGCGCTCATGGGCATCCAGGCGATCAAGGGCGTGGCGGTCGGCGACGGCTTCGAGACCGCGCGCAGGCCCGGCTCCCGCGCCCACGACGAGATCGAGTACACCGATGACGACGGCGTGCGCCGCATCACCAACCGCGCGGGCGGCGTCGAGGGCGGCATGACCAACGGCGAGGTCCTGCGGGTCAGCGCCGCGATGAAGCCGATCTCCACCGTTCCCAGGGCGCTGGCCACGATCGACGTCAAGACCGGCGAGGCCGCCAAGGCCCACCACGAGCGCTCCGACGTGTGCGCCGTCCCGGCGGCGGGCATCGTGGCCGAGGCGATGGTCGCGCTGGTGCTGGCCGACGCGGCGATCGAGAAGTTCGGCGGTGACTCCGTCGAGGAAGTCGCCCGCAACCTGTCCGGCTACCTCTCTTCCATGGTGATCAAATGA
- a CDS encoding prepilin peptidase, which translates to MVALMALAGLVCGDRIRALAASYAAPGDTRGWPALELVSAAVAGLVAWRAGPPYVCFAVIAVALAVIDWRTSTLPDAITLPAYPITALALLPTGELPRALAGGAVLAAVYGVLWLARPEAMGLGDVKIAGLIGMAAAAMSWQALVAAAFCGQLLGALYAVSLLATGRGTRHTQFPFGTFMLLGTLPTLCLAS; encoded by the coding sequence GTGGTCGCACTCATGGCGCTCGCCGGCCTGGTCTGCGGAGACCGCATCCGGGCTCTGGCCGCCTCCTACGCCGCACCCGGCGACACCCGCGGCTGGCCCGCCCTCGAGCTGGTCAGCGCCGCCGTGGCCGGGCTGGTGGCGTGGCGGGCCGGGCCGCCGTACGTGTGCTTCGCCGTGATCGCCGTCGCGCTGGCCGTCATCGACTGGCGTACCAGCACGCTGCCCGACGCGATCACGCTGCCGGCGTACCCGATCACGGCGCTGGCGCTGCTCCCCACAGGGGAGCTGCCCAGGGCGCTGGCCGGTGGAGCGGTGCTGGCGGCGGTGTACGGGGTGCTGTGGCTCGCCAGGCCGGAGGCGATGGGGCTCGGCGACGTCAAGATCGCCGGGCTGATCGGCATGGCCGCCGCCGCGATGAGCTGGCAGGCCCTGGTGGCGGCCGCCTTCTGCGGGCAGCTGCTCGGCGCGCTGTACGCGGTCTCCCTGCTGGCGACCGGACGCGGCACCAGGCACACCCAGTTCCCCTTCGGCACCTTCATGCTGCTCGGAACACTTCCGACACTCTGTCTCGCATCGTGA